The Plasmodium yoelii strain 17X genome assembly, chromosome: 8 DNA window tatatggaatAAAAATGCAGAAAAAAATGGCGATAGTGAAAATAGAAGGAATGAAAAAActttgaaaaaaattcaaatgcTTAAACCAAGATACAATTTTAgataatacatatatggGAAATACAAATAGGAAAATATGTCAAATAGAAAAGACATTCAAATATTCAATAATTGATACAGAAACACATACATCACCATGTATACTTCATATACATTGTCTTAgaaatatagataatattatattaaatattggtttggaaaatatatataattatcattGGTATAGTAATATAtggtatttattttatagttTAAAAGGGACActaaattttaattattttagtttattattttctacaATTGTagttttttttactttttttttagttaatataaaatatatattaaaaatgtatatatatatgaataaaaatatattaacaaattatatgcaaaaaaatgaatattttgatcatattttattttttttaaatgatattGAAATGTCTTGTTTTGTTTCGTTTATGTTGGCTTGTTTATTTTGGGTTTTCTATGCATTGAACAAGTCTATGTAAGCAGTTCAGTGTGTCGTCATTTTCCAGCTCCTTCATTTGTGACGCCTTCATTTGTAGTGTCGTCATTTTACAGCTTTCTCATTTTTGGAGGGCTGTTTTAAATATCAATATGTATTGTCTCGATTTGATCCTTTGAGTCTTTTCCATAATTTGTGTACGTATTTACATTATCTAAAAGAATATTCCATTctgttttgttttttatattaactatttttatagtaTCTCTGATAAGTAACCACTGGTAGGCagttatttcatttttcttttcGTTAATCacattatataaattgtcaaaataaaaatcgaTACATGTTTTATCAAACAAGTTTAAATGgctaaatgaataaaataaatgtattattGAATTTAGAGAAGTATGTAATGACATTTTGTTTTCATTGACATTGCTTGAGATATCAGAAGATTGCTCTTTTCCAAAACTAGAACAAAATTTGTCACATTTGATTCCATATTTTGTGTCATACTTGGTTCCACTACTACGGTTTGTGTTTCTTCTTTTATTCACAAACATAGAATATTCTgaatatgaaatattattctTTAAAGGGGAAGGATTATTTTCGCTAGCTGGAATATTGTCTaatattaattcatttaatttttgaacATCCATATTATTTTCTGTTTGATAATTAAAGGTAAATGTATCAACTACATTATTTTGTGATTTCACTGATGTTtcatttttacaatttttataattttgatcTAAATGTGAAAGGAATGAGTTAGCTTCAAACagttttagttttttttttaaaaatataattatatgatttaaaaaataagaatatattttttgaaaatttacCATCTTTAATTTGATCGGTTCAGTTTTAATCAACAATTTTGTATAAAGGTTGTCTAACCGTTTTGTTGTTGTAGAAAAGTTAGTGCAGTTAATAATCTCGGAGCTATTGCCAATTTCGGTGCaattgtcattttttttagataaAGGGATTATAGCGGTTGTGTAAAAAAGGTAATCAGCAAAAATGTCTAcactaatattattacataaattagaagaatataaatatgcatatttcaaaataatttctttatcaaaaattttcatttcagataaatttttaattatataatttaagttttcaaaaaatattttattatcatcccTTTGAATATATATCCCATTATTATTTGCCAAGGAAATATTTGCCAAAGAAATATTAGTCTTGATATGTGTGTtcagaatatattttaatgcattaaataaatattttagtaATTGTTTGTCAaatatattactattattaagTGATAAAAGTATCATGTTTATATCTATTACATTGaatgttttataatttttttgtaaaatattttttttaatttttaaaaaagtattgTCTAATAGTTGTAATTTTGATAAagaatatgtaaaaaaagataattcGTGATttgttaaattattaatattttgaaataagAATTTTAgaacatattttaaatattcaatatatttttctttattataattaaaaaaaaataataattgcatagcttgttttatatttaaattttgaaaattttttccttgaaaatttatatcaattttataataattatttttttgtagacaccataaaaatatacttatatttcttaaatttaaattatttgaataaaataataatttatcttTAATTAATGCAAAAGTTgtgttatttcttttttgttttgtCATAGaccataatatatttataagacTTTGGACAgtaaatttgttaatatttttattaatttcattttctaaaagttcaaaaaaattacaatcatctttataatttataagagacaatgaataataaatattagaAATATCTTGACATGTTAATATgtctatatattttctcaaaaaatatataattttttcataaatttttcCATCCCCAATATATCCAGATTTAGCTAAACTCCAAAAAATAGCACATAtactttttgtatttaatttatttaaaatattaaaatttatataacttataataaaatttaatatatttccaaatatttctttatatttattttctttgtgaatatttaattttactaAAATCCATAAAAGCCATGTTTTATCAACTActctatatatttgttttttttccaaaaatttatttatatctaatAAGATTAATTCAAATGTATTATTGtgaataacattttttataaaattatttcttGAGGTTATATTATTcatttcaaaattataaattttaagtaattgttttaaaatataaaaacatacAACAATGTTTGAAAGATGTCTTttagttttatataaatttagcaaatcttcataaaaataatttttttcaatttctttTACGACTTTATGACAAAATAAGTTTTGCTGATTTTGGATATTTTTCGGATTGCTCATTTCGTCTTCGCTGTAATGTTCCTTTAACTTTGTCAGCTGTTTTGCCTCACCCTTTTCATCACCTGTTTCCTCCGTTTTTTTGTTCACATCCACATTTCCTGTTTCAAATACTATTTTATCAACATCTTTGTTATATTGGTTAGATGGGTCTGGTGAAGTTTCTTGTTCAGAATTTACAACCtcttttttgttttcatCATGGGGCGATATTAAATCGGTTAAATCGGTTAAATCGTTTAAATTGCTTAAATCGGTTAAATCGATGGGGGTGTTCGTATTTTCACTCAACTCGTTGTTTaagaaaaatttaatgtCATTTATTTGATTTGTTTCGTCATTTTCGTTTTCTACAATTGATTTTTGAGGGACCCAGTCCAATTGGTCAACTTCATCTTTACTTTCCTTTAAAGTTTCAACGTTTTggttattttcaaatatttcattatcatcatttctTCCCTtcttttcataaaaattattataattatgaaaaaacaaATCTTTGAGCTTTTGAATTTCTACATCTTTAATATTAAACCAATAACTTTTTCcgaatttatttaatatgctTTTGGGGTATTGATTAGACTGATCTCTATTAATTACAACTAATAGTTCATATTCCTCTTTATCTGTTTTTCTGACGTCTAATATAACACCTTTACATAATTTAAATTGGCCtcgatttatttttacatatccACCTACTAATGAACTAagatttttaattttttctgcATGTACAACTTTATTTCTCTTAAGTTTCCTTCCATTTTTGTGATTTAGGGCTAATCCATTatttgatataaaaaaattatttcttaagtttttatattcatacaattttttattagcaTCATAATGAGAAAGAGCTATTTTAttactaattaaatatttatcgATATGTTTCGTATAAATAAAGTTGTTTATTATGGTAAAAATCAAaactaaataaatttttgaaTAGCTTATAACGTTCATATCATATGGAAGGTGTCAGGAGTGTATTTCTCGTTTTGATAAAgtctaaaatattatatgtttatattttacatatatgtaagtataacatttattCCACATTTTTTGTACCCTTTCCATATATGTGAtttgcatatttatttaatagcTATATTACCATTTTGTTAtagttcttttttttttggagatatatttttttagaaattTATCCTTTTTCCGTcattttatgtattatataagcGAAACACACTTTtcttaattatttttttaactaaaaattatttttttttttttaagagtTCCCTTTGAAGGGATATAGCTAGTTGGTGggaaagaaaaataaaaaaaaaaataaaaataataaatttttttcaaattaaaaaaaaaataataaaatgaaataaatataatataatatttgtggaataataaaaatataaactgACAAAAATATTTCGAATATTTCAAGGTGTAGCATTATGGGATTTTTACATGTGTTACATCATTTATCCAAATATTCATatagtacatatattatatattttgagtAGATAgccaaaatataaaaaaaaaaaaaaaaagttcgCATATATACCTAGTCCCTTTTATTCAGGGTGTAATATGCATAAGTAGGAATAAAACAAGTTATTAAAATTGTCAATAATTTCACCTATTTCTAATATTCTTTCTCTGgactttaaaaaaatatatttttttttttcctctaTCAAAAAGTTACCTAATTTATTGTAGTTACTCGAAATATAATCCTCGAGGTTGTTCAAGATATTTGATCGTTTCCCtttataagaataatatTCGTTTATTTCATCGTCACTAAGaaattatcaaataataataaagggtcatatcttttatattttgtagaAAATGTTATTTTACAATACTTATACaattttcttatattttatatgaacaaCAACTAATATGTGTTGTAAGCAAATATTTTATTcgcatttatttatatttgtgtaaTTATTACAATACATAGACTAAGTATTCCTCTCGTACATAAATGgtacattatttatatgtattttttttttttttttttaatattttcttatgAAACAACACAACGAATAAATCGATCAAATGAAAATTCTCTGTCTCATTTTAATTcagaattttataaaaaaaataaataattgcACACATAAATTACCTCAAAACAATAAAAGGATGctcattatttttaacttCTGAAaagaaattaataatttttgaattaaaaatatcatcTAATTCTTCTAAGTTTTTAAAATGATCAGAAATGCTAtcatttatatcttttataatttttgaaatgtctaatttaaaattttcaatgAAATTATTAAGAGAAACAACATTCATTAATTCTTCACTAATTAATTTgtcttttaataaataattttcttcgatatttttttctaaataacttttgataatattatatttttcatgatctataaatatataatttcctttttttgaattattgttttgttcataattttcttcGTATTCCCTTTTGTTAGCGCTAGTAGACATTTCCAATATAGAATTGTTCATAACATTGCAATGAAatgtttttgaaatattttgaaGTTTTATTACTAACTCATCACTTAATGttgtattttcatttaattgaactttatttttataaaaatctgGACATTTCATTAgttcaatattattaatacctataaatgaaaattgaaaaaaaaaaatgtatacatacaaattttattaagtATTGGATTTCATGGCTATTTACTATTAAAATAGTTTCTTATAAGTTTTCGCtatttttcttaaatatGTTTAACATTGCATATAAGTGAAACCTTTAGGAATGTTAAGATAACTTAGAATAGTGGATATAACTTTTTTCGACCTTTTTCTTAATTCTGTATATTTTTGAGCATgtctattaatattttctgatataaaattttcaatgtTTTTTTCAAAAGAGTTCGACGATTTCTTTCGCTCTTCATTTAAGTGCAGTATTTTATTTCTGTACAATGTgggaatatataaatatatgagaAAGCATAGTGTATATTTATaggtatattattttttattatatagagTGGATACATATAGTAGtgttgaaataaaatatacttgtttatatatacacacagaTATTTTTGacatacataattttaagaTTGATATTTTGAATATCTCTTAAAAAATTATCCTTAATTTGTAaatagttttttatttttcgaaAAACGGAAGGCTCTTCTTTTTGATCAAACAATGTAGTAGGAAGAGAAACTATTCCACATAAGTAAGCTTctgaaatatttttgttatattgttCAGTATCATTAGTTATATTGTTTGAATCGAATATACAGATTTGATCACAAGGAGGggataatttatttattttatcttggGTAGATAATGTTTTattgttaaaatatttaatatttttaaaactaaaaaaaatatgttcttctatattttttatattacttATAGGATTATCAGTTAAATTTAgaattttcaaattttttaaatattttaaatgcaTTATATCGtctatattttctatataatttttacttagtattaatatttttaattttttattattattcaaattttcgatttttttaattttattattatgtaaatttAATTCTGATAAGTTTATTAATTtgtctaaattttttatttctttaatgttattatttGAGCAACTTagcatttttaaattttccaACTCTTCCAAATTTTCAAGTTCTTCTATTAAGTTACTATCCAGGTGTAATTCTTCAAGATCTATTTGTATAGGAGAGTAAAATTTATAGGCAATAGTGTGTGtgtgtaatatatatagtataaaaTTGGTGAGTAGCATATCATGTACAGAACATGGTAAATTTATAGACAATAAGTTGGTATACTTTTGaaaatttgaatatttttaataaataatacataaaaaattgcaTAGAAGATTACATAAGAAATTACATAGAAGATTACATAAGAAATTACATAGAAGATTACATAAGAAATTACATAAGAAATTACATAAGAAATTACATAGAAGATTACAATTTTATGTTCATACTTTTAAAAAGGTTAAtgttttgtattattattatatttttattttccaggAACAATATTTTTGTACAATTAAATATGTcaatgatattattttttttgatctcatcctttttattttgaattcCTTCTAacaacattttttcatttattacatttgttcgaatttttatatattcatttttaggTATAATTTCATCAAACAAATCTTCattcaaatatttttcattatctttTATGTTTTCATCTTTATCATAAGATTGGTCATTTTGAGAACTATtgcataaatttatattatcttctccatttttttcactttttttattatcacttTCATAactcatttttatttttatttttaaatattttccagcatttttaacaaaaacgattttttatgttttccAAAATGTCCATACAAAAGTTATAGAAAAAGAgagagagaaaaaaaaaaaaaaaaattatgacatatatatttgtttctcTTTTGAGGGaagtaaatttatttattcccTAACAAATCGTAAAATTATATtcgaattattatattttgggcgcttattttttacataacAATGTTAGACAATGTGTACTGGAATGTTTGCGCAAAAgagaaaatgaataaaatagtaaaataataaataaatgaatagaTAAATGAATGAATAAATGGATGGGGAGACAATTGAGCTGAAGCTTTGCgaaattaagaaaaaaagatatatataaataaaatatgtatgtaaataaaatatgtatataaacaaaatatgtatataaacaaaatatgtatatatatatatttatttattgacTAAATCGAGCTGAATGAAGCATTGGCAAAATAATTGTGGGTGAGACAGTGAATTCCATGATATtgcgaaataaaaaaaaagaagataaaataaaagaagatgctaaaaatatgttatagaTATTGAATACTGCTTTAActattgtaaaaaaattaaattagtTTTATATACAGCCTAAAAAAtgatgttaataaaattttacaatattttaaaacacTTTGAATAAATGGGAAAAATACTTGTATTATTTAATGTTAATTGAAAAGGTCCTATGACATTACAACTTAGTTCAAAATACCATGCACATATTTGTGGAAATATTTCAACTACactcataaaaaataactctataaaagatatagaatttttacactagttattattataaaaaaaatgatagtatatatttttaaataaactcATGAGCCTTTATGAGGAAAGAATAGAAACCATAGATAAgaagtaaatatatatttcatatgaaaatgtgaaaaaaaaagaaaaaaaaaagaaaaaaaaagaaaaaaaaagaaaaaaaagaagatatTATCGACCAAATAAATGTTTAGACAACctttaaaaatgtaattataataataaaataaataaattgtattatCTAGACAAAATATACGAAGAAAACGTGTATCCTTTATTTTTCGAAACCTTCAAATATGactattatcattattattatcattattattattatcattttctttgttctatttataataataaataaaactttGGGTATCATATATCAAAAGGCAGCCTTTTACACACCCACACATGAGGGAGTGAATTATGTAAAACATATGGATATATATCTATTAATGTTGTGTGAAAACTGAAAATCGATTTcacataaaattatattgtttttatttatactttTAATACACTTACATATATAGAAATTAATGACTGtatttaaatatgttattattatcatttataatttttattttaatctttttttttttttttttttttacttactatatataattttccaaCGTTTGgataacattaaaaaaatgttattaatatttgttatattgaacataaattttatagtgaaaaaaaatagttgtTATTCCTAAAGGGAAACTAAAACAGAATATTCATTATTAAGTGATGTTGAAGTgcaaattaattaaaaagggattttttttttttcgaaataATACGTAGTAATAGtttcaaaaataattatgtaaaatatagttaaaatatttcataGACACAAAAGAtagttatttaattttatatgataaaaaaaaaatatattgcataaacagtttattatttaattattttattagtgtgtatatattacTGCATGTAAGAATCTATAAAATAGCATACACGCATTTTACTTAACGTCGATATATTAAGTTGGCATGCTAATGAAATTACCTTTTTTTTCTCCACTCGTTTAATACATTTcttgatattatttttttgtttaaaaaatagtGCAATTTGTTTATAGCGAAAAAGAGTAATTTGTGTATgaatattactattattttttttttaatttttttaattttttttttgttcacaagtttttaattattttatattatgctatataattatatacgcgcataaaatatataatgtattgtatattttaacaaataaaaaaatagttttggaaatattttttgtttaactgtttaataaaattagacAATTATTTTCGAAAAGTGCACCATGATTtaggaaaattatatatttgcataatatttttttttttggaaaataataattttttctttagcTAAATATAAGTTGTAAAATAAGATAAGTGCACTAAGAATATGCAAATGTCtagataatatatttttttatatgcatgttaaaattaattaatacatatattaatagatTTGTGCGAATCTTTGTGTGTgcaacttattttttttaataataattatccAGATATCaatgttatttatttgtgtaccgttaaatatttattttctaagCGTTTTTTCTccttaaataataatttttatgatcatttttttttttttttttgggaaaACCGGGaacattaaaaatgtatattacactttattaattttttatacacatttgtttattttattttatatatatattttttaacacatttttattttgaaatgatgatcaattataaaaaaacaataacataataatagtaattattttctttgtacgatatataaaattttgcatttttatttttatagtaaGTTATAAAGTGTTATTATATGTACGTATTTTGTTTAACAGAAcgtaaattaaaaaagtaaaaataaaaataaaaataaaaataaaacaaaggaaaaaaaatatatattatatgtaattagtatatgtatatatatttggaaacattataaatgatataacaaaactttaatatttatttttacacaaATTAGTACTATTATAAAATGCAAAAGTAATGTACATTTGTGTGTATTAACTTTagcataataaaatattccaCTCTGTATATTAGTTAAGTTTAGTTGAAAATGAAGGTGATTGgacttttattttctttcgttttttttgCTATAAAATGCAAATCTGAAACAATTGAAGTTTATAATGATCTCATTCAAAAGTTAGAAAAATTAGAATCATTGTCAGTGGATGGGTTAGAACTATTTCAAAAAAGTCAAGTAATTATAAATGCAACACAACCAACTGAAACTATTGATCCATTTACAAATCATAACTTTGCACAACAAGTACAAGATTTTGTTACAAAATTTGAAGGATTAGGATTTACAGAACAAACAGAATTAGTCAATTTAATAAAAGCATTAACCCCAAATAGATATGgagtaaaatatttaattgaaAGTAAAGAAGAATTTAATGGATTAATGCACgcaataaatttttattatgatgTACTTAgagataaattaaatgatatGTGTGCAAATAATTATTGTGAAATTCCTGAACATCTTAAAATTAGTGAAGAAGAAACAGAAATGCTTAAAAAAGTAATTTTAGGTTATAGAAAACCAATAGAAAATATTCAAGACGATATTGAAAAGTTAGAAATTTACATAGAAAGAAATAAAGAAACTGTTGCAGCTTTAAACGCTCTTATTGCTgaagaaacaaaaaaaatacaaccTGAAGGTAACGAAGATTGCAATGACGCTAGTTGTGATAgcgataaatataataaaaaaaaaccaaTATACCAAGCTATGtacaatgttatattttacaaaaaacaATTAGCTGAAATACAAAAGGTTGTCGAAGTCTTAGAAAAACGAGTTTCTACATTAAAGAAAAATGATGCCATCAAACCATTATGGCAACAAATTGAAGTTCTCAATGCTGCCCCCGTCGTCACTGCCGAAACACAAATAGTTACAGGAGGACAATCTAGTACAGAACCAGGTAGTGGTGGATCAAGTGCATCGGGAACAAGTTCATCAGGACAAGCTAGTGCAGGAACAGGTGTAGAACAAGCTAACACTGTAGCATCTGTTACAGTAACACCTAGTGTAGGACAAAATGGTGAAGCATCAACTAATCCACAAACAGCTCAAGTGCAACCCGTTCCAACTCTTACATTAGAAgaaaaacagaaaaaaatagCCGGACTTTATGCTCAAATTAAAGAAATTGcaaaaactataaaattcAACTTAGAAGGAATATTTGTAGATCCAATCGAATTagaatatttcaaaaaagaaaaaaaaaaagaaagttGCAATTTATCAACTTCATcctgtaaaaaaaataaagcatCCGAAACTATAATACCATTAACTATACGTTATCCAAATGGTATTAGTTACCCATTACCTGAAAATGATGTTTACAATAAAATTGCCAATAATGCCGCTGAAACAACATATGGTGATTTGACACATCCCGATAATACACCATTAACAGGAGATTTAGCCACAAATGAACAAGCCAGAAAAGATCTAATAAAAGCtattaaaaagaaaataaaagcagaagaaaaaaaattagaaacATTAAAAACgaattatgataataaactTACAGAATTTAATCAACAAAAAACTCCATTCAAAGAAGCAGCTAAAGAATTTTATGAATcaaaatttagaaataaaTTGACTTCTgaaatttttgaaaaattcaAAACAAAAAGAGATGAATATATGACCAAGAAAACCGAATTAAACACTTGTGAATATGGAAATACTAAagaattaattaataaattaaataaacaaCTTAATTATTTACAAGATTATTCATTAAGAAAAGATATAATTAGTAATGAAAttgaatatttttcaaataaaaaaaaagaattacaatataatattaatagatTAGCAGAAGCTGTTCAAGCAAAACAAAATGTATTAGTTGCATCAAAAGATGTACCACTTTCAACACTTGTAGAATTGCAAATACAAAAATCTTTATTAACAAAACAAATTGAGCAATTAAATAAAACTGAAGTATCTTTAAACAAAGCTCAATTAAAAGACAAACTATATGTTCCAAAAACATACGGTAATGAAGGAAAACCAGAACCATACTATTTAATAGCTGTAAAAAAAGAAGTTGACAGACT harbors:
- a CDS encoding leucine-rich repeat protein, which codes for MSYESDNKKSEKNGEDNINLCNSSQNDQSYDKDENIKDNEKYLNEDLFDEIIPKNEYIKIRTNVINEKMLLEGIQNKKDEIKKNNIIDIFNCTKILFLENKNIIIIQNINLFKNLEELHLDSNLIEELENLEELENLKMLSCSNNNIKEIKNLDKLINLSELNLHNNKIKKIENLNNNKKLKILILSKNYIENIDDIMHLKYLKNLKILNLTDNPISNIKNIEEHIFFSFKNIKYFNNKTLSTQDKINKLSPPCDQICIFDSNNITNDTEQYNKNISEAYLCGIVSLPTTLFDQKEEPSVFRKIKNYLQIKDNFLRDIQNINLKIINKILHLNEERKKSSNSFEKNIENFISENINRHAQKYTELRKRSKKVISTILSYLNIPKGINNIELMKCPDFYKNKVQLNENTTLSDELVIKLQNISKTFHCNVMNNSILEMSTSANKREYEENYEQNNNSKKGNYIFIDHEKYNIIKSYLEKNIEENYLLKDKLISEELMNVVSLNNFIENFKLDISKIIKDINDSISDHFKNLEELDDIFNSKIINFFSEVKNNEHPFIVLSDDEINEYYSYKGKRSNILNNLEDYISSNYNKLGNFLIEEKKKYIFLKSRERILEIGEIIDNFNNLFYSYLCILHPE
- a CDS encoding heptatricopeptide repeat-containing protein, putative, with translation MNVISYSKIYLVLIFTIINNFIYTKHIDKYLISNKIALSHYDANKKLYEYKNLRNNFFISNNGLALNHKNGRKLKRNKVVHAEKIKNLSSLVGGYVKINRGQFKLCKGVILDVRKTDKEEYELLVVINRDQSNQYPKSILNKFGKSYWFNIKDVEIQKLKDLFFHNYNNFYEKKGRNDDNEIFENNQNVETLKESKDEVDQLDWVPQKSIVENENDETNQINDIKFFLNNELSENTNTPIDLTDLSNLNDLTDLTDLISPHDENKKEVVNSEQETSPDPSNQYNKDVDKIVFETGNVDVNKKTEETGDEKGEAKQLTKLKEHYSEDEMSNPKNIQNQQNLFCHKVVKEIEKNYFYEDLLNLYKTKRHLSNIVVCFYILKQLLKIYNFEMNNITSRNNFIKNVIHNNTFELILLDINKFLEKKQIYRVVDKTWLLWILVKLNIHKENKYKEIFGNILNFIISYINFNILNKLNTKSICAIFWSLAKSGYIGDGKIYEKIIYFLRKYIDILTCQDISNIYYSLSLINYKDDCNFFELLENEINKNINKFTVQSLINILWSMTKQKRNNTTFALIKDKLLFYSNNLNLRNISIFLWCLQKNNYYKIDINFQGKNFQNLNIKQAMQLLFFFNYNKEKYIEYLKYVLKFLFQNINNLTNHELSFFTYSLSKLQLLDNTFLKIKKNILQKNYKTFNVIDINMILLSLNNSNIFDKQLLKYLFNALKYILNTHIKTNISLANISLANNNGIYIQRDDNKIFFENLNYIIKNLSEMKIFDKEIILKYAYLYSSNLCNNISVDIFADYLFYTTAIIPLSKKNDNCTEIGNSSEIINCTNFSTTTKRLDNLYTKLLIKTEPIKLKMVNFQKIYSYFLNHIIIFLKKKLKLFEANSFLSHLDQNYKNCKNETSVKSQNNVVDTFTFNYQTENNMDVQKLNELILDNIPASENNPSPLKNNISYSEYSMFVNKRRNTNRSSGTKYDTKYGIKCDKFCSSFGKEQSSDISSNVNENKMSLHTSLNSIIHLFYSFSHLNLFDKTCIDFYFDNLYNVINEKKNEITAYQWLLIRDTIKIVNIKNKTEWNILLDNVNTYTNYGKDSKDQIETIHIDI